The genomic interval GCTATGCGTCGTTTCGGCAACGTATATCATGTGCGTTTAGGTGCAAGTGTTACGATCGGGGAAAGCATATTGATAGATTTGATTCAATTGATGTACAAACGGTATCAGGAACATCAGATTACATCTGCAATTCATAATACAGCAGTACTAGAAAAAATGTTGCTCGCAGATGAACTTGATATTGCATTAATTGAAGGACGAATTCAATCGGAATATTTGCTTAAGACACCTTTTATGGATGATGAGTTAATTTTCATTTCCAGTACTGCACATCCTTTGGCACAGAAAAAAAAGATCAATTTTTCTGATTTAGAGAGTGTAGGATTTATTGTTCGCGAAGAAGGAAGCGGTACACGCAATCTGTTTGAGCAGGTGATGGCAAACTATAATATACATTGCCATGTAATTGGAACTTATAATAATGCGGAGACCATAAAAAAGGCCGTAAGCGCAGGACTGGGGATTAGTGTAATATCAAAACTTGCAGTACGTAATGAATTAGCCAAGGGACAACTGTGTCAATTGAAAATAGAGCAACTTATCTTCAAGCGGAAATTTCATGTTGTTTATCATAAAAATAAATATATTTCAGAAGAGATGAAAACCATCCTGCATTTTTGTCATGCCATGACAAGAGTGGAATAAAACTGACCTTTTTGCATAGAGTTTCTATAAGGGGAAGTGAGGAGGCTTTTTTATGGTAATTAATTTACGGGGATTGCTAAAGAATCGCAATGTGATGTGCGGTATATTTGGCTTGTTCGTTTTAAGTGCAACTTATTTACAGCTTTCAGAAATTTTAGCAAGCGGACCGATTGCAATTGCTGGGACTAAGACAGAACAAAAAGTCGTAGCATTAACGTTTGATCATTCGTGGGGCAATAAATTCACACCAGCGATTTTAGATGTGTTAAAACAAAATGATCAGAAAGTTACCTTTTTTATTATGGGGCCTTGGGCCTTAAAATACCCTGAAGTTGCAAAACAAATGGTTGCAGACGGACATGAAATTGCAAGTCATGGGCATAAGCATGAGAATTACGGAGATCGGACGACAGAATGGGTAAAAAATGATATACAAAAAGCACATGCGGAAATCAAAGAAGCTACGGGCATGGATTGTTCCTTAGTTCGTCCGCCCAATGGAAGTTATAGTAAAGAATCCTTAAAAACGGTAGATGAATTGGGCTATAAAACGATTATCTGGAATATTGATTCACTGGATTGGAAGAACCCGGGACGTGATGTGATTATTGATCGCGTAATGAAAAGACTAAAACCTGGTGGGATTATTTTGATGCATGCGTCTGATACGCCTTTAGAAACAGCAGCAGCGTTACCGATTATTTTAGAAAAAATAAAAGCGGAAGGATATAAAATTGTAACAGTTGGAGAATTACTTTCTAATTATGCTGAAGGCGGCGTTGTGCGACATTAA from Massilibacillus massiliensis carries:
- the pdaB gene encoding polysaccharide deacetylase family sporulation protein PdaB; this translates as MVINLRGLLKNRNVMCGIFGLFVLSATYLQLSEILASGPIAIAGTKTEQKVVALTFDHSWGNKFTPAILDVLKQNDQKVTFFIMGPWALKYPEVAKQMVADGHEIASHGHKHENYGDRTTEWVKNDIQKAHAEIKEATGMDCSLVRPPNGSYSKESLKTVDELGYKTIIWNIDSLDWKNPGRDVIIDRVMKRLKPGGIILMHASDTPLETAAALPIILEKIKAEGYKIVTVGELLSNYAEGGVVRH
- a CDS encoding LysR family transcriptional regulator; this translates as MTLRHLTVFIAVCDLNSMTRAAEKMHMTQPSVSQFICELEKHYDVRLFERLGRQLFLTAAGIKLLTYARHIVNLQNQTEEAMRRFGNVYHVRLGASVTIGESILIDLIQLMYKRYQEHQITSAIHNTAVLEKMLLADELDIALIEGRIQSEYLLKTPFMDDELIFISSTAHPLAQKKKINFSDLESVGFIVREEGSGTRNLFEQVMANYNIHCHVIGTYNNAETIKKAVSAGLGISVISKLAVRNELAKGQLCQLKIEQLIFKRKFHVVYHKNKYISEEMKTILHFCHAMTRVE